From a region of the Synechococcus sp. PCC 7502 genome:
- a CDS encoding glucokinase: MKLLLTGDVGGTKTLLSLIKSVPNHQSETLHSDRFNSQNYSSLKDIIQQFFQEAAVKLGYTPEVDTACFGIAGPVANNTSYLTNLGWQLNGNQLQTELGIEQVELINDFAAVGYGVLGLDSADLYTLQVGERQPQAPIAVIGAGTGLGQGFLTWNYDHYQVYASEGGHTDFAPRSPREMALLNFLLTRHERVSTERVVSGKGIVSIYQFLKHNSPEPTELYQLLQAWEGGDHTIDMGAAIAKATLNKTDEAAMETIQIFLDAYAAEIGNLALKLLPYGGLYIAGGITPKLLSLISSCEGSGENNRFLHILKHKGRVSPMLDTIPIHIVLNQNVGLIGTILHGSYLQQARNKGK; the protein is encoded by the coding sequence ATGAAGCTCTTACTAACTGGGGATGTTGGTGGCACTAAAACCCTGCTAAGTCTAATTAAATCAGTCCCAAATCATCAGTCCGAAACTCTCCATAGCGATCGCTTCAACAGTCAAAACTACAGTTCACTCAAAGATATTATTCAGCAATTCTTCCAAGAAGCAGCCGTTAAGCTGGGATATACTCCCGAAGTTGATACAGCTTGTTTTGGCATAGCAGGTCCAGTTGCTAACAATACTTCTTACCTCACTAATCTCGGTTGGCAACTAAATGGTAATCAACTGCAAACGGAATTAGGAATTGAGCAAGTTGAGTTAATTAATGACTTTGCGGCGGTTGGCTATGGGGTTTTAGGCTTAGACAGCGCAGATTTATATACTTTACAGGTGGGTGAACGTCAACCTCAGGCTCCCATTGCTGTAATTGGGGCAGGTACAGGCTTAGGGCAGGGTTTCTTGACATGGAATTATGATCACTACCAAGTCTATGCTTCTGAGGGTGGTCATACGGATTTTGCACCACGATCGCCAAGGGAAATGGCACTATTAAATTTTTTATTAACTCGCCATGAACGGGTATCCACAGAACGAGTAGTTTCAGGCAAGGGCATTGTTTCGATTTATCAGTTTTTAAAACACAATTCTCCAGAGCCTACGGAGCTGTATCAACTATTGCAGGCTTGGGAAGGCGGAGATCACACTATTGATATGGGAGCAGCGATCGCTAAGGCGACTTTGAATAAAACTGATGAAGCAGCAATGGAAACCATTCAAATTTTTCTTGATGCCTATGCTGCGGAAATTGGAAACCTTGCCCTTAAGCTTCTGCCCTACGGTGGTCTATACATTGCAGGAGGGATCACGCCCAAGCTTTTATCTTTAATTTCTTCCTGTGAAGGGTCAGGGGAAAATAACAGATTTCTGCACATTCTTAAGCATAAAGGACGAGTCAGCCCCATGCTTGACACCATTCCTATCCATATTGTCCTTAATCAAAACGTCGGACTAATTGGCACTATTCTGCACGGCTCTTACCTGCAACAAGCTAGAAATAAAGGCAAATAG
- the glmU gene encoding bifunctional UDP-N-acetylglucosamine diphosphorylase/glucosamine-1-phosphate N-acetyltransferase GlmU yields MLAVAILAAGKGTRMKTDLPKVLQQLCGRSLVERVLESAATIAPNRQLVIVGHKKEIVESALAHIPSLEFVTQSPQLGTGHAIQQLLEPLKDFTGDLVVLTGDTPLLRPETIQNLVSVHQQRQASATVLTAQLPDPTGYGRVFCNQDFVIERIIEHKDCTEPQRLNQRVSSGVYCFNWQELAIALPKLTSNNAQKEYYLTEVFDYLETVIALDAVDFEESFGINDRLQLAHAHQVIQSRTKERWMRAGVTMILPETITIDDTVELDVDVIIEPQTHLRGKTKILAGATIGPNSFITNSTIGHNCQVSYSVIEDSEIGADSKIGPFSRIRGASVVGDRCRIGNFVELKQAKVGSKTNAAHLSYLGDVTLGSQVNVGAGTITANYDGFAKHQTVIGDRTKIGSNSVLVAPIQIGDNVNIGAGSVVTKDVEANSLVIARAPQVVKPDYYDAQGKKKNPS; encoded by the coding sequence ATGTTAGCAGTGGCAATTTTGGCAGCAGGTAAAGGCACTAGAATGAAAACCGATCTACCTAAAGTTTTACAGCAGTTATGTGGGCGATCGCTAGTGGAGAGAGTATTAGAATCCGCCGCTACCATTGCCCCAAATCGACAATTAGTTATAGTGGGGCATAAAAAGGAAATTGTAGAATCTGCCCTTGCTCATATACCTAGCCTAGAATTTGTCACTCAGAGTCCCCAACTGGGAACAGGTCATGCAATTCAGCAATTATTAGAACCTCTAAAGGATTTTACGGGAGATTTAGTAGTTTTAACTGGAGATACTCCCCTATTACGACCAGAAACTATCCAAAACTTGGTATCTGTGCATCAGCAACGGCAGGCAAGTGCTACGGTGTTAACGGCTCAGTTACCCGATCCCACAGGCTATGGGCGGGTATTTTGTAATCAAGATTTTGTAATTGAAAGAATTATTGAGCATAAAGACTGCACCGAACCCCAACGATTGAATCAAAGGGTAAGCTCTGGAGTCTATTGTTTTAATTGGCAAGAATTAGCGATCGCCTTGCCCAAACTCACAAGTAACAATGCCCAAAAGGAATATTACCTCACAGAAGTATTTGATTACTTAGAGACAGTAATAGCATTAGATGCAGTTGATTTTGAGGAAAGCTTTGGCATTAACGATCGCCTGCAATTAGCCCATGCCCATCAGGTTATCCAATCTCGTACCAAAGAACGGTGGATGCGCGCAGGTGTAACCATGATTTTGCCTGAGACGATTACCATTGATGACACAGTGGAACTGGATGTGGATGTGATTATTGAACCCCAGACCCATCTAAGAGGTAAGACCAAAATTTTAGCGGGTGCCACCATTGGACCCAATAGTTTTATCACTAACAGCACCATTGGTCATAATTGCCAAGTTTCCTATTCGGTAATTGAAGATAGTGAAATTGGCGCAGATTCTAAAATCGGACCTTTTAGTAGAATTCGTGGAGCCTCTGTGGTGGGTGATCGCTGTCGCATTGGCAACTTTGTAGAATTAAAACAAGCCAAGGTGGGATCAAAAACTAATGCTGCCCATTTGAGTTATTTAGGAGATGTTACCCTTGGCAGTCAAGTGAATGTGGGGGCAGGGACAATTACGGCAAATTATGACGGCTTTGCCAAACATCAAACGGTAATTGGCGATCGCACAAAAATTGGTTCAAATTCCGTGTTAGTGGCACCGATTCAAATTGGTGATAACGTCAATATTGGGGCTGGCTCTGTGGTTACCAAGGATGTTGAAGCTAATTCTTTGGTAATTGCCCGCGCCCCTCAGGTGGTTAAACCAGACTATTATGATGCCCAAGGTAAAAAGAAAAACCCTTCCTAA
- a CDS encoding Gfo/Idh/MocA family protein: MNPYHSQQHPIRVGVIGVGNMGQHHARVLNLIKDVELVGVSDVNADRGQDTANKHRVKFFADYREMLPLVEAVCIAVPTRLHYEVGITCLKAGVNVLIEKPIAATIAEAESLVRTATECNRILQVGHIERFNPAFQELSKVLKHETLLAIEAHRMSPYSQRANDVSVVFDLMIHDIDLLLELVSSPIIRVNANGNQVSNSGYLDYVTSTIEFENGVIATLTASKVTHRKQRRIVAHCKNSLTESDFLNNEILIHRQTTADYKTEYGQILYRQDGLIEKVYTSNIEPLNAELEHFVGCVRGGQQPSVGGEQALKTLRLASLIEQTALDDRVWQSCDVNLREVVTASSWKN, encoded by the coding sequence ATGAATCCCTATCATAGTCAGCAACACCCCATTCGCGTAGGTGTTATTGGAGTTGGCAACATGGGGCAGCATCACGCCCGAGTTCTCAACTTAATTAAAGATGTTGAACTAGTTGGAGTTTCTGATGTTAATGCTGACCGTGGTCAAGATACAGCTAATAAACATCGAGTTAAGTTTTTTGCTGACTATCGGGAAATGCTGCCCTTAGTTGAAGCAGTATGTATCGCTGTCCCTACCCGCCTGCACTACGAAGTCGGTATTACTTGTTTAAAAGCTGGCGTTAATGTTTTAATTGAAAAGCCGATCGCTGCCACAATTGCCGAAGCTGAATCTCTGGTCAGAACTGCCACAGAATGTAATCGCATTTTGCAAGTTGGTCACATTGAAAGGTTTAATCCCGCCTTCCAAGAATTAAGTAAGGTTTTAAAGCACGAAACTCTGTTGGCGATCGAGGCACACCGCATGAGTCCCTATTCCCAAAGAGCTAATGATGTCTCTGTGGTGTTTGACTTAATGATCCATGACATAGATTTACTTTTAGAACTAGTTTCTAGTCCCATTATTCGGGTTAATGCCAATGGTAACCAAGTCTCAAATTCTGGCTACCTCGATTACGTTACTTCGACAATAGAGTTTGAAAATGGCGTAATTGCTACTTTAACTGCTAGTAAAGTTACCCATCGTAAACAACGTCGTATAGTTGCCCATTGTAAGAACTCACTCACAGAGTCCGACTTTCTTAACAACGAAATTTTGATCCATCGTCAGACTACTGCAGACTATAAAACCGAGTATGGACAGATTTTATATCGGCAGGATGGTCTAATTGAGAAGGTTTACACCAGCAATATTGAACCATTAAATGCCGAACTAGAACATTTCGTTGGCTGTGTGCGTGGTGGTCAACAACCATCGGTGGGTGGTGAACAAGCTTTAAAAACCCTGCGCCTTGCCAGTCTGATCGAACAAACTGCCTTGGATGATCGAGTGTGGCAAAGTTGTGACGTGAATTTACGCGAAGTAGTAACAGCTTCTAGTTGGAAAAACTAG
- a CDS encoding ABC transporter substrate-binding protein: MKFLIAVLLCLCIWISGCSFQPSNNKIHLTLWQGVNPPTNRQVLQKLVDKFNQSQNQIFVESLYVGQADQQIPKILAAVVGKAVPDLLWYNPTLTGRLVELDAIRSLDDLLAVSPIKDQLDPAMLSTMQLNGHIWSMPFSANNVAIFYRPSLFTAAGVKNLPQTWDEFEVVAQKLTRDTNGDGVIDQHGIFLPLGKGEFTVFVWLPFLWSADGDMLADQKPQLNSPQAVAALQLWLDLIQSQAALLSQPERGYEEDNFVAGKVAMQISGSWALRYMGQKGIDFGVMPIPRDRNSATAIGGENLFLFKSNPEREQAAWKFAEYVASEEFQTTFATETGYLPINLRAQKNDAYAKYINDQPEIDIFIKQMSSGHTRPLVADYPRISESIGRAIEATLLQKSTPAEALASAQSNLELALKQ; the protein is encoded by the coding sequence ATGAAATTTTTGATAGCTGTACTGCTGTGTTTATGTATATGGATTTCAGGGTGCAGCTTTCAGCCGAGTAATAATAAAATTCACCTTACCCTATGGCAGGGGGTAAATCCTCCTACCAATCGACAGGTTTTACAAAAATTAGTTGATAAGTTTAATCAAAGTCAGAATCAAATATTTGTGGAATCTTTGTATGTGGGGCAAGCCGATCAACAAATTCCCAAGATTTTGGCAGCAGTTGTAGGCAAAGCCGTGCCAGATTTACTCTGGTATAACCCGACTCTTACGGGCAGATTGGTGGAACTAGATGCCATTCGGAGCTTAGATGATTTACTGGCGGTTTCCCCGATTAAAGATCAGCTTGATCCAGCTATGCTATCAACCATGCAGCTTAATGGACATATTTGGTCAATGCCCTTTAGTGCCAATAATGTCGCTATTTTTTATCGTCCCAGCTTATTTACGGCGGCGGGAGTTAAAAATTTACCGCAAACCTGGGATGAGTTTGAGGTTGTAGCCCAAAAGCTTACCCGTGATACCAATGGTGATGGGGTAATTGATCAACACGGTATCTTTTTACCTCTGGGCAAGGGTGAGTTCACCGTATTTGTATGGTTACCATTTCTATGGAGTGCCGATGGGGATATGTTAGCTGACCAGAAACCGCAACTTAATAGTCCCCAAGCAGTAGCAGCGCTACAACTATGGCTAGACTTAATTCAATCTCAGGCTGCACTTCTGTCTCAACCAGAACGAGGTTATGAAGAGGACAATTTTGTGGCGGGCAAAGTGGCAATGCAGATCAGTGGGTCTTGGGCGTTACGTTATATGGGGCAGAAAGGGATAGATTTTGGAGTAATGCCGATTCCACGCGATCGCAATAGTGCTACAGCCATTGGTGGAGAAAATTTATTTTTATTTAAAAGTAATCCTGAACGGGAACAAGCGGCTTGGAAATTTGCGGAATATGTGGCCAGTGAGGAATTTCAAACAACCTTTGCAACAGAAACAGGCTATTTACCAATTAATTTAAGGGCACAAAAAAATGATGCCTATGCCAAGTATATAAATGATCAACCCGAAATTGATATTTTTATTAAACAGATGTCATCAGGTCATACTCGCCCCCTAGTCGCTGACTATCCTCGGATTTCCGAAAGTATAGGTAGAGCGATCGAAGCTACGTTATTACAAAAAAGTACGCCCGCCGAAGCATTAGCAAGCGCACAATCTAATTTAGAACTAGCTCTGAAGCAATAA
- a CDS encoding bestrophin family protein has translation MGTVVGSNLSGKPSWFGVAFRYRGSVIPEILPRVIGCGIFGLFIYVLHYLKVRVSFPVLGTLIPNLVLGLLLVFRTNTAYERYWEGRKAWGSIINHIRNLARQILVTIQSHDTETEKIAALHLLAAFAIACKLHLRGEPINPELEPLMSPYQYQKLQSMNHPPLEIMFWLSEYLQTSYKRGQIQIYQLNSLHSLVNNLVDALGSCERIKNTPIPLAYAIHLKQLLLIYCLSLPFQMVDQIEWLTPIVVALISFTLLGIEEIGIQIEDPFGRDSHDLPLDAICKNILRNLRDLIDVYVTAV, from the coding sequence GTGGGTACTGTTGTAGGTTCTAATTTATCTGGGAAGCCTAGTTGGTTTGGTGTAGCTTTTCGCTATCGCGGATCGGTAATTCCCGAAATTCTGCCTCGAGTCATAGGTTGCGGTATTTTTGGGCTATTTATTTATGTGCTGCACTACTTAAAGGTGCGGGTATCTTTTCCTGTTTTGGGCACTTTAATACCGAACTTAGTTCTGGGTTTACTGCTCGTATTCCGCACTAATACAGCCTATGAACGCTACTGGGAAGGACGTAAGGCATGGGGTAGCATAATTAATCATATTCGTAATTTGGCTCGTCAGATTTTAGTGACAATTCAAAGCCATGATACCGAGACTGAAAAAATTGCCGCTTTGCATCTTTTAGCTGCCTTTGCGATCGCCTGTAAATTACATCTCCGTGGTGAACCAATTAACCCTGAGCTAGAGCCATTAATGAGTCCATATCAGTACCAAAAACTGCAATCCATGAATCACCCACCCCTAGAGATCATGTTTTGGTTGAGCGAATACCTACAAACATCCTATAAGCGAGGGCAAATCCAGATTTATCAACTTAACTCTCTCCATAGTCTAGTTAACAATTTGGTGGATGCGCTTGGTTCCTGTGAACGCATTAAAAACACTCCCATTCCCCTTGCCTATGCCATTCACTTGAAGCAGTTACTATTAATTTATTGCCTGTCTTTACCTTTCCAAATGGTAGATCAAATAGAATGGCTAACCCCAATCGTCGTAGCTTTAATTAGCTTTACCCTATTAGGAATTGAGGAAATCGGGATTCAAATTGAAGACCCCTTTGGGCGAGATAGCCATGACCTCCCTTTAGATGCAATTTGCAAGAATATTTTGCGTAATCTTAGAGATTTGATAGATGTTTATGTTACAGCAGTTTGA
- a CDS encoding PspA/IM30 family protein: MGLLDRIGMVAKSNLNALVTAAEDPEKILEQTIIDMQEDLVQLRQAVAQSMAALKRQEQQYTQAQTQATEWERRAMLALQKGDEGLAREALTRKKSHADTAATLKTGLDQQSAQVELLKRNLISIESKISEAKTKKEMLKARIQSAKAQENINNMLGKVSTTSAAAVFERMEERVLLAEAKANASSELGMDNLESQFAKLELESGGGAVDLELEALKAQMGLAPAKSSGALPPADANKPSVGTLIDSELDALRQQLGK; encoded by the coding sequence ATGGGACTATTAGATCGTATCGGTATGGTGGCTAAGTCAAACCTGAATGCTCTAGTCACAGCAGCAGAAGATCCCGAAAAGATTTTAGAACAAACAATTATTGACATGCAGGAAGACCTCGTGCAGTTGCGTCAGGCAGTAGCACAGTCTATGGCAGCCCTAAAAAGACAGGAACAACAATACACCCAAGCACAAACCCAAGCCACAGAATGGGAAAGACGGGCAATGTTAGCTTTGCAAAAAGGTGATGAAGGCTTAGCTAGAGAAGCTTTAACTCGTAAAAAAAGTCATGCTGACACCGCCGCCACCCTGAAAACTGGACTAGATCAGCAATCGGCTCAGGTTGAACTCCTCAAGCGTAATTTGATCTCAATTGAAAGCAAAATTTCTGAAGCTAAAACTAAGAAAGAAATGCTTAAGGCAAGAATTCAATCGGCAAAAGCTCAAGAAAATATTAACAATATGCTGGGTAAGGTTAGTACTACCTCGGCTGCGGCTGTGTTTGAGCGCATGGAAGAAAGGGTGCTATTAGCTGAAGCAAAAGCTAATGCTAGTTCTGAGCTGGGCATGGATAATCTTGAATCTCAGTTTGCTAAGCTAGAACTAGAATCTGGCGGTGGTGCAGTTGATCTTGAATTAGAAGCACTAAAGGCACAAATGGGCTTGGCTCCTGCTAAATCCAGTGGAGCATTGCCTCCTGCGGACGCTAATAAGCCATCGGTGGGGACTCTAATTGATTCTGAGTTAGATGCTCTACGGCAGCAATTAGGCAAATAA
- the glpX gene encoding class II fructose-bisphosphatase, producing the protein MDNTISLEIIEVVEQAAIASARWMGKGDKNTADEVAVEAMRERMNKIHMRGRIVIGEGERDDAPMLYIGEEVGICTQPNAADFCTIDELQEIDIAVDPCEGTNLVAYGQNGSMAVLAISEKGGLFAAPDFYMNKLAAPAAAAGHVDIRKSATENLKILSDCLDRAVEELVVVVMDRPRHKDLIAEIRQAGARVRLISDGDVSAAISCAFQGTNIHALMGIGAAPEGVISAAALRCLGGHFQGQLIYDPAIAQTGLIGESKESNIARLKSMGIEDPDKIYNANELASGKDVLFAACGITTGTLMEGVRYFGGGARTESLIISSQSKTVRFVDTIHIGESPRTLSLH; encoded by the coding sequence ATGGATAACACAATCAGCCTAGAAATTATTGAGGTTGTAGAACAAGCAGCGATCGCCTCCGCCCGTTGGATGGGTAAAGGTGACAAAAATACCGCAGACGAAGTAGCAGTAGAGGCAATGCGGGAACGTATGAACAAAATTCATATGCGGGGCAGAATTGTAATTGGTGAAGGTGAGCGTGATGATGCCCCGATGCTATACATTGGCGAAGAAGTAGGGATTTGTACTCAGCCTAATGCTGCTGATTTCTGTACTATTGATGAACTTCAAGAAATTGATATTGCTGTTGATCCCTGCGAAGGTACAAACCTTGTGGCATACGGACAAAATGGTTCTATGGCGGTACTGGCAATTTCGGAAAAAGGTGGATTATTTGCAGCTCCCGACTTTTATATGAACAAACTAGCGGCTCCTGCGGCGGCGGCGGGTCATGTTGATATTCGTAAGTCAGCAACAGAAAACCTGAAAATTTTATCCGATTGTTTAGATCGGGCTGTAGAAGAGTTGGTAGTTGTGGTTATGGATCGCCCTCGTCACAAAGACCTAATTGCGGAAATTCGTCAAGCTGGCGCCAGAGTTAGATTAATCAGTGATGGTGATGTTTCTGCGGCAATTTCCTGTGCTTTCCAAGGTACAAATATTCATGCGCTGATGGGTATTGGTGCTGCCCCTGAAGGTGTAATTTCAGCTGCGGCTTTGCGTTGTTTGGGTGGACATTTCCAAGGACAGTTAATTTATGATCCTGCGATCGCTCAAACAGGCTTAATTGGTGAAAGCAAAGAAAGTAATATTGCCCGCTTGAAATCTATGGGCATTGAAGATCCCGATAAAATTTATAATGCTAACGAATTGGCATCTGGGAAAGACGTACTATTTGCTGCCTGTGGCATTACCACTGGAACTTTAATGGAAGGTGTCCGTTATTTTGGTGGTGGCGCCCGCACTGAGTCTTTGATTATTTCTAGCCAATCTAAAACCGTGCGCTTTGTGGATACAATTCACATTGGTGAAAGTCCCCGCACTTTGAGTCTGCATTAG
- a CDS encoding DUF29 domain-containing protein: protein MIAQLKARDLENLDIENLIEELEGLAGRDRRELKNRLTTLLEHLLERCHVKSEYAYAGWQGTIARTRVEIENILEQSPSLKNYINSPELFDDALKNALRIVRAESGYKSVDFPDTWQFRKDIDSILNINFWELNQ from the coding sequence GTGATCGCCCAATTAAAAGCCAGAGACTTAGAGAATTTAGATATTGAAAACTTAATCGAGGAGTTAGAAGGCTTGGCAGGCAGAGATCGACGGGAACTAAAAAATAGATTGACTACACTGCTCGAACATCTCTTAGAGCGGTGCCATGTAAAAAGTGAGTATGCCTATGCAGGATGGCAAGGAACGATCGCCCGAACCAGAGTTGAAATTGAAAATATCCTCGAACAATCACCAAGCCTAAAAAACTACATTAATAGTCCAGAGTTGTTTGATGATGCTTTAAAAAATGCCTTACGCATAGTCAGAGCCGAATCAGGTTATAAGTCTGTTGATTTTCCTGATACATGGCAGTTTAGAAAAGATATTGACTCAATTTTAAATATAAATTTTTGGGAATTAAATCAATGA
- the gloA gene encoding lactoylglutathione lyase, with product MKILHTMIRVGNLDQSIKFYCDVLGMHLIRQKDYPGGKFTLAFVGYGDESKEAVIELTHNWDTDKYDLGNGFGHVALGVDDIYGTCEKIKTLGGKVTREPGAMKHGSTVIAFVEDPDGYKIELIQTAVT from the coding sequence ATGAAAATCTTACACACCATGATTCGTGTTGGTAATCTTGATCAGTCTATAAAATTTTATTGTGATGTGCTAGGTATGCACCTAATTCGGCAAAAAGATTATCCGGGAGGTAAGTTTACCTTGGCATTTGTCGGTTATGGCGACGAAAGTAAGGAGGCGGTAATTGAGCTAACTCACAACTGGGATACAGATAAATATGATTTAGGTAATGGCTTTGGGCATGTTGCCCTGGGCGTAGATGATATTTATGGTACGTGCGAGAAAATTAAAACCCTTGGCGGTAAAGTCACTCGCGAACCAGGCGCAATGAAGCATGGCAGTACCGTAATTGCCTTTGTGGAAGACCCTGACGGTTACAAGATTGAGCTAATTCAAACTGCTGTAACATAA
- a CDS encoding gamma-glutamyl-phosphate reductase codes for MNKLPDDLTNFAYQSYTAGLRLASLDVDTRNHLLFKIADAIKQERNLILEANTYDLEASREMAIPDLLLEWMRLTPDRLHRSIDYLKHLVDLPDPLSRSPIIFDHHYRSVPLGSVAFVYEALPHLVVLMAGLCLKSANSLILRGGSEISLSQTAITEIIKVVIKNSGLQLSDFTVAIAPAGSGIKDLVTQEKYIRLVIPYGRPSFVQQIGKQSTLSIIPAAMGNCYMYLSPTADADKAVEIIKASRQGDPDAVNAIEKVVVHSAWLVGDAAQHWVGWVHKLQSYGLKLKGCDRFVGFSRNYPEILGDSVDTEIQWGQSYLDNILAIKIVDAPEEAIAWINQYSSGHADVIMSDSVIENQSFVSQVKSSNIFINAHSKFHRIDGNRVALGIASLKTRGISRYGGIIDLQSLTTTKRIISL; via the coding sequence ATGAATAAGTTGCCCGACGATTTAACTAACTTTGCCTATCAATCCTATACAGCAGGTCTGCGCCTTGCCTCTTTAGATGTAGATACACGCAATCATTTACTTTTCAAAATTGCCGATGCGATTAAACAGGAACGTAACTTAATTCTGGAGGCAAATACCTATGATTTGGAGGCTAGTCGAGAAATGGCAATTCCCGATCTACTTTTAGAGTGGATGCGGCTAACTCCAGATCGCTTACATCGCTCCATAGATTATTTAAAGCATTTAGTGGATTTGCCCGATCCTTTATCTCGTAGTCCGATTATTTTTGATCATCACTATCGATCTGTACCTCTAGGATCGGTGGCATTTGTATATGAAGCTTTGCCCCACTTGGTCGTATTGATGGCGGGGTTGTGTCTAAAGTCTGCTAACAGCTTAATTTTAAGGGGTGGTAGTGAGATCAGCCTTTCCCAAACGGCGATTACAGAGATTATTAAGGTAGTAATTAAAAATAGTGGGCTACAGTTATCAGACTTTACAGTAGCGATCGCTCCTGCGGGCAGTGGGATTAAGGATTTGGTAACCCAAGAGAAGTATATACGTTTGGTGATTCCCTACGGTCGTCCTAGTTTTGTCCAGCAAATTGGCAAGCAGTCAACTTTATCGATCATACCTGCGGCGATGGGCAACTGCTATATGTATCTCTCACCTACGGCTGATGCAGACAAAGCTGTAGAAATTATTAAAGCTAGTCGTCAAGGTGATCCCGATGCCGTTAATGCAATTGAAAAAGTAGTGGTTCATAGTGCGTGGCTAGTAGGTGATGCGGCTCAGCACTGGGTAGGGTGGGTGCATAAATTACAATCCTATGGACTGAAACTGAAGGGTTGCGATCGCTTTGTTGGTTTTAGCCGTAATTATCCAGAAATTTTAGGTGATAGTGTTGACACCGAAATTCAATGGGGACAGTCTTACTTGGATAATATTTTGGCGATCAAGATTGTTGATGCTCCTGAAGAGGCGATCGCTTGGATTAATCAGTATAGTAGTGGTCATGCTGATGTGATTATGTCTGATTCAGTGATCGAGAATCAAAGCTTTGTTAGTCAAGTTAAAAGCAGTAATATATTTATCAATGCCCATTCCAAATTTCATCGTATCGACGGTAATCGGGTAGCACTGGGAATCGCCAGCTTAAAAACCAGAGGTATATCTCGGTATGGAGGCATTATCGATCTACAATCACTTACAACGACAAAAAGAATTATTAGCCTATGA
- a CDS encoding DUF2396 family protein → MPANFPKPNSQKIDVYQSYPCPLCHGSLHLITLTEALGCDRCHLIFVTQEDDYALTQVGSSERTWYWWGETWQPRSKIVKQSRYFTEVTLAKFIVLVGTVVILCLLAKTPEFLLGLIFVIILLWICWRLRPHNL, encoded by the coding sequence ATGCCAGCCAATTTCCCAAAACCTAATTCCCAAAAAATAGATGTGTATCAATCCTATCCATGTCCCCTCTGTCATGGGAGTTTACATCTGATTACCTTAACGGAAGCTTTGGGGTGCGATCGCTGTCATCTTATCTTTGTTACCCAAGAAGATGATTATGCTTTGACGCAAGTTGGCTCTAGTGAAAGAACTTGGTATTGGTGGGGAGAAACATGGCAACCGAGAAGTAAGATCGTTAAACAAAGTCGATATTTTACTGAGGTTACTCTTGCTAAGTTTATAGTACTAGTAGGCACCGTAGTTATATTGTGCTTACTTGCTAAAACTCCAGAGTTCCTTTTGGGTTTAATTTTTGTAATCATATTACTGTGGATCTGTTGGCGGCTTCGGCCCCATAATTTGTAG
- a CDS encoding NifU family protein translates to MALDLTSENVETVLDELRPYLLSDGGNVELVEIEGPVVKLRLQGACGSCPSSAMTLRMGIERKLRESIPDIGEVEQVY, encoded by the coding sequence ATGGCATTAGATTTAACTAGCGAAAACGTAGAAACTGTCTTGGATGAGCTTCGCCCCTACCTTTTATCCGATGGTGGTAATGTTGAACTTGTAGAAATTGAAGGACCTGTAGTTAAACTCAGGCTTCAAGGTGCCTGTGGTAGCTGTCCTAGTTCAGCAATGACCTTAAGAATGGGAATTGAACGTAAACTCAGAGAATCTATCCCTGATATTGGTGAAGTGGAGCAGGTTTATTAA